CGACGTAGAGGGTGCCCAGGAACAGGGTGACGCCGATGCCGATGAAGGCGGCGACGGCGGAGTCGAGCTGGGCCGAGATCAGCAGGCCCACGACGGCGAACAGGTCGAGGTGGAGCATCTTCTCGGCGGAGCGCTCCAGCAGGCCGAACTTCGGGGCGTCCGGGATGTGGATGCGGGAGCCGAGGTCGACGTTGCGGGTGGCGACCGGCATCCGGCGGCGGTTGCGGATCAGCGTGACGACCGCGCCGTGCGGGGCCTGGAGGCCGTAGAAGGCGATGAAGCAGGCGATCGCGCCGTAGAAGATGAGGTTGTCGGAGAGGTTCATGCGGGCCAGCAGCAGGATCAGCAGCAGCTGGCGGATCAGGAAGCGGATGGAGAGGCCCGCTCTGACCTTGCTGAGGCGGTTGATCAGGTAGCTGGCCTGGCGGTGGAGGTAGTGGTCCGCGACGTAGGTGACGACGGCCGCGGCGGCGAAGGCGGGGACGCTCGGGATGAGGGCGGCCAGCATGAGGGCCGGGTATCCCAGCATCATCAGGACGGCGGCGGCCAGCTCAGCCGCGCTGCCCACCCGGGCCACGCGAATAGCGGTGGAAATCACTGATAAACCTGCTCTTGGGGGTTTTGAGTAATTTACCGAGATCTCAGAGGCAGGCTTAATTAAACGCCGTCCTGGACGTCCAGGACCGAGGCGAGGGCGGCCTCGAAGCCGGAGGCCCTGGCCGCGCCGGCCGTCGGGTCCTGCTGGCGGACGTCGATGACATGGCCGGTCAGCTCGGACAGCAGCACGTCGAGCGAGGTGCGGGCCACGGCCTCGGAGGAGAGCAGCGTGCCGGTGGGCTCCTGGCCGAAGGCCTTGGTGCGCATCGGGGTGGCGGTGCGCTCCGGGTTGATGCAGTTCACGCGGATGCCGTCGCCGGCCCACTCGTCCGACAGGGCCTGCGTGAGGTTGACCATCGCGGCCTTGGTCGAGGAGTACAGGCTGTACTCGGCGCGGCCGCGCGTGTAGCTGCTGGAGGTGTAGAGCAGCAGCTGGCCCTTGGTCTCGGCCAGGTACTTGTACGCGGAACGGGCGATCTGCACGGGCGCGAGGTAGTTGACCTTCAGCGCCTCCTCGATCGTCGCGTTGTCCGTCTCGGCCAGCTTGCCGATGCGGAGCACGCCCGCGGTGTTGATGACGTAGTCGATGCGCCCGGTCTCGCCGTACGCCTTGGACAGCGCGTCGTCGACCTCCTCGGGGTTCTCGACGTGCGTGCCGGTGGTCGAGCGGCCCAGCGCGTACACCGTGGCGCCGTAGCCCTCGGCGACCTCGGCGATGTCCTTGCCGATGCCGTACGAGCCGCCGAAGACGACCAGCGTCTTGCCGGTGAGCAGCTCGCGGTAGGCGGCCTCGTCGACCTGCTCGGGCGCGGCGGTGGAGGCGAGCTGGAAGAGCTTGTCGGCGATGAAGACGTCGACGGGCTGGGTGACCTTCATGTTGTACTCGTCGCCCGCGACGACGTGGATCGGCACGTCCGGCAGGTACTTGAGCACGACCGAACAGTCGTCCGTGGCCTGGAAGTTGGGGTCACCGGCCGCGACCTCGTAGGCACGGCGGATCGTGGACAGCTTGAACGCCTGGGGCGTCTGGCCGCGGCGCAGCCGGGAGCGGTCCGGGATCTCGGTGATGAACTCGCCGTCGTCGCCGTGGGTGCGGGTCACGATGATGGTGTCGGCGGACGGGATGGCCACGTCCACGGCCTGGAAGCGCTCCAGGGCGATCACACAGTCGTCGATCACGCGCTGCGAGAGCAGGGGGCGCACGGCGTCGTGGAAGAGGACGTTACGGTCCTCGCCCTCGGCCAGGCCCTCACCCAGCGCGGCGATGGCGCGCTCGGTGGTCTCGTTCCGCGTCGAGCCGCCCTCGATGATCCGGGTGACCTTCTTGAAGCCGGCCTTGGCGACGATCTTCTCGATGTCCGGGACGTAGCCCGGCGCCATCAGGACGATGATGTCGTCGATCGAGTCGGCGTTCTCGAAGGTGGTCAGGGTGTGCTCGATGACTGCCTTGCCGGCGATCTTCAGCAGCTGCTTGGGGATCGAGAGACCCACCCGCTGGCCGGTACCGCCGGCCAGGATCACTGCGGTGGTGCGGGGCTTGGCTATGTGCGACACAGGTGACCTTGACCTACCTCGGGACAATGGGGGAACTGGCAAATGGTCCCACTCGCGGTTACCGCAGTGCAAGGCGAGTGACCTCCACCGCATATGTGCGCGACACCTGTCATTCATCTTGCACTGCCGGTAACCGGACGATGACGGGACTCAGCGCCGACGGAGCTTCTTCAGACAACGGTGACCGAGAACCCGTACGAGTTCCTTCGACGACGTCTGGTGGACCGTCCGCGCCTTCGCCGGCGCACTGTGCCGCACGGGCGCCGACGCGGCCGCCGCGAGCGCCCCGTAGAGCGCCTGCGCGGCCACTTCGGGCGCGATCCGCGGCACCCCGGCCGCCTTGCCCACAGCCTCCGAAGCGGCCTCCGGCACGGCCGAGAGCAGTGCCGTGTCCCCTACGACCCGTACGCCCGTGGCGGCGATGGTCCCGGCCATCTCGGCGCCGATCGCACCGGCCGCCTCGACCGCCCACTGGGGCGTGGTGATCTTCACGTCCTGCGGAGTCGGGCTGCACGCATTCTTCATATGCATGACCGCGCCGTTGCGCACGAGCTTGGAATACAGCTCGTCGGGGAGTCCATTGCCGCGGAATTCCACGTTGAGCTTCCGCAGCATTTCGGTCTCGGCGAGGGTAAGAGAACGGTTCGCCGCGTCCGGAACCGGCCGCAGGAGATTCGCGGGCAGTCCGAGCAGCGTCTCGAAGGTGCGCAGCAACCCGTCCCGGTCGCTGTCGTCGACCACGACGACGGTGACGCGCTCGGGACCGACGACCCGGGCCCAGCGCTCGACCAGCCGGTCGTGCCGGTGCCGCCGCCAGAAGCTGGGGTTGGGCTGCTCGTACGGCGCCTTGCGGAGCATGTGCTCCAGCCAGTTGTCGTAGCCCATGCGCAGGCCGTTCTGCACGTACTGCTGCCACTGCGAGGGCATGATCCTCGCCAGCGGGCGCAGGGTGATGAGGATGTGCACGCGCTCGCCGCCGAGCTGTTCCACGATCCTGGCCAGCGTCTCGTCGTCCTGGGCGTCGGCGAAGAACTCACTGCTGATCACCGAGGTGCGGTCGCCGGTGGCGCGCACGGCGTCGAGGAGGCGCGTCCAGTGTTTGTCGGTGGGCACGGTGTCGCCCATCATCGCGGGCCGTGCGCAGGCGGCGAGGGCCGCTTCCATCGGGTGCCTGCTGTGCGCGGGGAAGTCGACGCCGTGCTCGGGCATCGTGTCCTTCGCGGCGAAGAGCGCGCCCTGGATGGCCGTGGTCCCGGTCTTGTGCGGGCCGATGTGCAGCAGCCGGGTCCCGACGGGCAGCGCTTCCTTAATACAATCCGTCTCCATGGTTAACGGACGGTAAGAGTTGTTCCTGAGTTTGCCCTGAGAGGAGCCTGGGACACAGATGAGTCCCAGGCTCCCGTCACACAGGCTTCACGAACTCCTATACGACGTTGACACCCGGGTCGTCCGACTCGACCCGGAGTGAGGCATAGGTGCTGGGCGTGGCCGTGGGCTTGAGCACGGTGTCCACGACCCTCACCCGGGCGTCGATGCCGTCCTTGCGGATGTCGAACAGGTGGTAGCCGCGGTGGGCGTCGATCACCTTCCAGTGCGGGTTGTCCGCCATCAGCGGGTCCCACTGGGCGTGGAAGGCGGCCTGGTCCTGGTCGCCGTTGCTGGAGATGGACGTGCCGACGAACTCGGCGCCGACGACGTCGGAGTCCGGATCGGCGAAGTCCTCCTTCAGGTCGCTGATCATCGTGAGGTGCCGGTCGCCGCTGAGCACCACGGGATTGCGGACGCTCCTGAAGTCCTCCAGCAGGGCGTTGCGTTCGACCTGGTAGCCGTCCCAGGCGTCGTAGAACCACTGCTTGCCCGCGCCGAGCAGGGTGTCCGTCTCGGCCATCATGATCTGCGAGGCGATGACGTTCCAGCGCGCGGGCGAGTGCTTCAACCCCCTGAGCAGCCACGCCTTCTGCTCGGCACCCATCATCGTCATCGACGGGTCCTCGGCACCGGCCTGGGTGGTGGCCTGGTCGCTGCGGAACTGCCGGGTGTCGAGGACGTTGAGCCGCATCAGCCGGCCGAACTCCAGCCGCCGGTACATCTGGATGTGCGGCCCGCTCGGTACGGCGGTCGCGCGCACCGGCATGTGCTCGTAGTACGCCTGGAAGGCCGCCGTCAGCCGCGCGACGAACGCGTCGTGCGACTGCTTGTCGGGGTCCTGCGGGACCTCCCCCGCCCAGTCGTTGTCGACCTCGTGGTCGTCGAAGGTCACGACCCAGGGGGTGTTGGCGTGCATGGCCAGCAGATCCGGGTCGGTGCGGTACTGCGCGTACCGGTTGCGGTACTGGACCAGGCTGTACGGCTCCCCCGTCCCCTCGTGCCGGCGCGGGCCCGCGTTCGACGGCGCCGACTCGTAGATGTAGTCGCCGACGAAGAGCACGAAGTCGGGGTCCTGGGCCAGCATGTCGGCGTACGGCGTGAAGTAGCCGTTCTGCCAGTTCTGACAGGAGGCGAGCGCGACGCGGAGCCGGCCGCCGGAGCTGTTCGCGTGGGGCGCGGTACGGGTACGTCCGGTGGCGGAGATCTGCCCGCTGACACGGAAGCGGTACCAGTAGTCACGGCCGGGGCGCAGTCCCCGTACATCCACGTGAACGCTGTGCCCGTACTCGGGCCGGGCGGGCGCGAAGCCCCGGCGCACCTGCTTTCTGAACCGCGCGTCCTCGGCGAGTTCCCACTCCACGGGAACGACCCGATCGGGCATCCCGCCCCCGTTGAGCGGGTCCGGGGCGAGCCGCGTCCACAGCACGACGCCGTCGGGCAACGGGTCCCCGGAGGAGACGCCGAGGCTGAACACCCCGTCGGGCAACGGTGTTTCGGCAGCCTGCGCGGAGCTGGGCAGCCAGAGCTGAGCGGAAGCGGCGGCCCCGAGCACCGCCGCGCCGGCCGCGAGAAAACGTCGTCGATCGGGTGATACGGCTCCGGTCATCGGTGAACTCCCTTGCGACGTTGGCCTCTTGGGTCACTTGGAAGCCTCACAGTGCGCGGAGTCCCGTCTGCTGAACAGTAGGTATCGCGTCCATGACAAATAAGCGCACAGCGAGGGCCCCGCTACTCCGAGAGCAACGGGGTTCGGCCAGGTTGGTCACGGGGGCGAGTGATCTTGACGCCGGACGAGGGAGGGGGTGGGGGTGATCCGGGGATGGACGGGTGAGGCGCGGGGGGGGCGACGCGGGGGTGAGCGAGGTACGGGGCGAGCTGTCGTCATGCCGAGCCGGACGGTTGGCGCGGCTGACGGGCGGTCACCTCGCCTGGGCGGACGACCAGGGCGCCGGACAGGTGGCCGTCGCGCCGGGCGAGTGGACGTCCCGCCGGGCGACTGGACATCCCGCCGGTCGGCAGGTCGCCACGCCCGACGGGCAGTCACCTCGCCGGGGCCGACGGCGAGGGCGCCGGAGGGGCAGCCGTCACGCGGGGCGAGCGGCGACCGCGTCGCGCGGACAACCACCGGCGACGGGCGGGTGGTCCGTCCCGACGCACGACAAGTCACCGCATCCGACGGACGGCCGTCCCACGAGCCGGATGAGCAGTTCACACCCGCCCCTGGACGGACAACCACCGCACAGAGCAAGCGAACGGCACGCCAGGCAGGCAACCGTCACACCGAACCAGACAGCCACCACGCCAGAAACAGGAAGCCGCCACACCGAACGAGCGGCACCGCGCCGGGCAAGTGACCATCCCGCCGGACGACCGACCACCGCACCCGACAGACAGTCACCTCGCCGGCCACGCAATCATCCAGAGCGGCGAACAGTCACCCCGCCAAGCCACACGATCACGCCGCCCGCCAGCCACTCACCGCACAGCCCCAGTCACCCGGAACCGCGCCGCGCCGCCCCTCCCCGTCCCCTCAGAACGGCTTGAAGTCGTTGAACTCCTGGGTCGCCTCGTCCCGTTCGGCCTGGTTGTCGCGGCGGCGCTGTGCCGCCGGGCGCGGGGCCTCGAAGCGGTGGTCCTCGCCGCGGCGGCCCAGCATCTCCGCGCCGGCCATCACCGTCGGCTCCCAGTCGAAGACGACCGCGTTGTCCTCGGGGCCGATCGCGACGCCGTCGCCGGAGCGGGCACCCGCCTTCATCAGGGACTGCTCGACGCCGAGGCGGTTGAGGCGGTCGGCGAGGTAGCCGACGGCCTCGTCGTTGCTGAAGTCGGTCTGGCGGACCCAGCGTTCGGGCTTCTCGCCGCGCACGCGGAAGAGGCCGTCCTCCTCCTGTACGACGGTGAAGCCGCTGTCGTCGACCGCCTTCGGGCGGATGACGATCCGGGTCGCCTCCTCCTGCGGCTTCGCGGCACGCGACGCGGCGATCAACTCCGCGAGCGCGAAGGAGAGTTCACGCAGTCCCGTGTGCGCGACCGCCGACACCTCGAAGACGCGGTAGCCGCGCGCCTCCAGGTCGGGGCGCACCATCTCGGCCAGGTCCTTGCCGTCCGGTACGTCGATCTTGTTCAGGACGACCATGCGCGGACGGCGGTCGAGGCCGCCGTACTGCTTCAGCTCCTCCTCGATCATGTCGAGGTCGGAGATCGGGTCGCGCTCGGACTCCAGCGTCGCGGTGTCCAGGATGTGCACGAGGACGCTGCACCGCTCGACGTGGCGCAGGAACTCCAGGCCGAGACCCTTGCCCTGGCTCGCGCCGGGGATGAGGCCGGGCACGTCGGCGATCGTGTAGACCGTCTCGCCGGCCGTCACCACGCCGAGGTTCGGGACGAGGGTCGTGAAGGGGTAGTCGGCGATCTTCGGCTTGGCCGCGCTCAGCACGGAGATCAGCGAGGACTTGCCGGCGCTCGGGTAGCCGACCAGCGCCACGTCGGCGACCGTCTTCAGCTCCAGGACGATGTCCCGGAGGTCACCGGGGACACCGAGGAGCGCGAAGCCGGGGGCCTTGCGGCGGGCCGACGCCAGCGCCGCGTTGCCGAGGCCGCCCCGGCCGCCCTGCGCGGCGATGTACGAGGTGCCGTGGCCGACGAGGTCGGCGAGGACGTTGCCCGCGCCGTCCATCACGACCGTGCCGTCCGGCACCGGCAGGACCAGGTCCGTGCCGTCCTTGCCGGAGCGGTTACCGCCCTCGCCGGGCTTGCCGTTGGTGGCCTTGCGGTGCGGGGAGTGGTGGTAGTCGAGCAGCGTGGTCACGGACTGGTCGACGATGAGGATGACGTCACCGCCCCTTCCGCCGTTGCCGCCGTCCGGGCCGCCGAGCGGCTTGAACTTCTCACGGTGGACGGAGGCACAGCCGTGGCCTCCGTTACCCGCGGCGACATGCAGCTCGACGCGGTCCACGAAGGTGGTCATGGGATGTGCCTCCAGTTACGTACAAGAAAGTCTTAGGGGTGCAGCCAGCTGCTGCTACCAGTAGAAACACGCGAAAGGCGGACCCGCTTCCCGGAAGGGAAGTGAGGTCCGCCTCGCGAAAGCTTCCGATCAGTTGCCTGATTCAGCCACCTGATGCCAGTTGCCTGAATCAGCTACCTGATGTGTCAGGCGACCGGAACGATGTTCACGACCTTGCGGCCACGGTGCGTACCGAACTCCACCGCACCGGCGTTCAGCGCGAACAGCGTGTCGTCGCCGCCACGGCCGACGCCCGAACCGGGGTGGAAGTGGGTGCCGCGCTGGCGGACCAGGATCTCACCAGCGTTGACGACCTGACCGCCGAAGCGCTTCACGCCGAGCCGCTGGGCATTGGAGTCGCGACCGTTCCGGGTGGACGATGCGCCCTTCTTGTGTGCCATCTCTCCTCAGTCCCTTACTTCGCAGCCGCGGGGATCTCAGTGACCTTGATCGCCGTGTACTGCTGGCGGTGGCCCTGACGACGGCGGTAACCGGTCTTGTTCTTGTACCGAAGGATGTCGATCTTGACGCCCTTGTGGTGGTCCACGATCTCGGCCTGGACCTTGATGCCGGCCAGCACCCACGGGTCGCTGGTCACAGCGTCGCCGTCGACAACGAGCAGGGTCGAGAGCTCGACCGTGTCGCCAACCTTGGCAGTGGAAATCTTGTCAACCTCAACGATGTCGCCGACAGCAACCTTGTGCTGGCGACCACCGCTGCGCACGATGGCGTACACGCGGATCTCACTCTCTAGCTCAGGGACGGCACCCCCGCAGTCCAGCCGCCCTGCGGAGCAGACGGCCTCTCCCGGCGGAACACGCCCGGGAGGAAGAGGTTTACGGGGATGTGGCGTGTCACCAGTGGACACGCCGACAGTCAAGGTTACGGGGCCGCAGCCGAACGGGTCAAACCGGGCCCCTGCGGGTGTGCGACCGATCACATGGACCGGCCGCACACCCCCTGGGTTCAGCCCTCGTCGGTGGAGGCGGTGACGGAGGACGGGCTCGTCTGCTCCGCCGCCGCGGTCTTCTTCGACGTGGTCTTGGCGGCCTTCTTGGCCGTCGTCTTCTTCGCGGCCGTCTTCTTGGCCGCGGTCTTGGTCGCCGCCGTCTTCTTGGCGGCCGCCTTCTTCGCCGGAGCCTTCTTGGCGGCCTTGCGCGCGGCCGTCTTCTTGGCCGGAGCCTCCGCCTCGGCGTCTGCGACCGGGGCCTCCTCCACCACGGCCGACGGTACGACCGTCACGGCCGCCTCCTCGGACGCGGTGGGCGCGGTCGCCTTGCGCACGGCACGACGCCGCGGGCGGGCCGGAGCCGCGCTCTCGGCGGGCGCCTCGGGCTGCTCGACCGGAGCCGCAGCAGGAGCCGGCGTCTCGACGACCACCGGCGCGGCGGCCTCGGTCACCGTCACGACGGCGGCCTCCTCGGACCCGGCCGGCGAACCGGCGGGCGCGGTCGCCTTACGGGTCGCACGCCGACGCGTACGCCCCTTGGGAGCCGCGTCGTCGACCACAGGAGTCTCGACGACAGACGCAGGCGCCGGGGTCTCCTCGACCGCGGGAGCCTCGACAACCGGGTCCTCCACGGCGACGGGCTCGGCCTGCGCGACAGCGGCCGGCTCGGCCTCCTCACGCACCTCGCGCGAGTGCCGCTCGTTCCTCGGCGCACCGGCCGGAGCCGACGCCCGCCGGCTCGTCCGGCGCCGCGAACGCCCGCCACGGGTGGCCGCGGCCTCCGCCTCGGCGGCGCTGCTGTAGAGGTCCTCGTCGGGCTGGAACTCGGGCTCGGCGAACGGGACCGGCGTGGCGACCTCGGCGGCGACTTCCGCCTCCGTCTCGACCTCGTCGTCGGCCACATCGTGCTCGTGGTCGTGCTCGTGCGTGTCGTGGACGTCCTGCCCGTTCCCGTCACCGCCGCGTCCGCGCCGCTTGCGCTTGCCGCCGCCACCGACCGAGGTCGGCTGCTCCATGTGCACGATGACACCGCGGCCGTTGCAGTGGACGCAGGTCTCGGAGAAGGACTCAAGGAGGCCCTGTCCGACGCGCTTGCGGGTCATCTGGACCAGGCCGAGCGAGGTGACCTCGGCGACCTGGTGCTTCGTACGGTCGCGTCCCAGGCACTCCAGGAGCCGCCGCAGGACGAGGTCCCGGTTGGACTCCAGGACCATGTCGATGAAGTCGATGACGACGATGCCGCCCAGGTCGCGCAGCCGCAGCTGGCGCACGATCTCCTCGGCCGCCTCCAGGTTGTTCCTGGTCACGGTCTCTTCGAGGTTGCCGCCCTGACCGGTGAACTTGCCGGTGTTGACGTCGATCACGATCATCGCTTCGGTCTTGTCGATGACCAGCGAACCGCCGCTGGGCAGCCAGACCTTGCGGTCCAGCGCCTTCATCAGCTGCTCGTCGATGCGGTACGTCGCGAAGACGTCGACCTCGGAGGTCCAGCGGGAGAGCCGGTCGGCGAGGTCGGGGGCGACGTGCGCGACGTAGCCGTGGATGGTGTCCCACGCCTCGTCGCCGCTGACGATGACCTTGGTGAAGTCCTCGTTGAAGATGTCGCGCACGACGCGGACGGTCATGTCCGGCTCGCCGTAGAGCAGGGTCGGCGCGTTCGAGCCGCCGCCGCTCTTCGCCTTCTTCTGGATGTCCTCCCACTGCGCCTGCAGCCGCTCGACGTCACGGCGCAGCTCGTCCTCGCTCGCGCCCTCGGCGGCGGTGCGCACGATGACGCCCGCGTCCTCGGGGACGATCTTCTTGAGGATGGTCTTCAGCCGGGCCCGCTCGGTGTCGGGCAGCTTGCGGCTGATGCCGGTCATGGAGCCCTCGGGCACGTACACGAGGTAGCGGCCGGGGAGGGAGACCTGGCTGGTGAGGCGCGCGCCCTTGTGCCCGATCGGGTCCTTCGTGACCTGCACGAGGACCGACTGACCGGACTTCAGGGCGGACTCGATGCGGCGCGGCCCATTGGCCATGCCGAGCGCCTCGAAGTTCACTTCACCGGCGTACAGGACGGCGTTGCGCCCCTTGCCGATGTCGATGAACGCGGCCTCCATGGAGGGCAGCACGTTCTGGACCTTGCCCAGGTAGACGTTGCCGACGTACGAGGTCGACTGCTCCTTGTTGACGTAGTGCTCGACGAGCACGCCGTCCTCCAGGACGCCGATCTGCGTGCGCTCACCGCTCTGCCGGACGACCATCACGCGCTCGACGGCCTCGCGGCGGGCCAGGAACTCCGCCTCGGTGATGATCGGGACGCGCCGGCGCCCCTGCTCGCGGCCTTCACGACGGCGCTGCTTCTTGGCTTCCAGCCGCGTCGAGCCCTTGATGGACTGCACCTCGTCGCTGGGGTGGTCGTCCTTCTTGGCGCGCGGCTCACGGACCTTGACGACGGTGCGCTCGGGGTCGTCGGCCGACGCGGGCGACTCGCTCTCGCCGCCCGAGTCACCGGCGCGACGACGCCGACGGCGCCTACGACGGCTGCTGCTGGACCCTGAACCGCCCTGGTCGTCGTCCGCCTCCTCGGCGTCCTCCTCGACCTGCTCGGCGGTGTCCTCGGCATCCTGGGCGACCTGCTCGGCGGCGTACTCCTCGCCGTCCTCGCCCTCGTCCTCACCGGTGGCGGACTCGCCACGGCGACGGCGCCGGCCACCACGCCGACGGCGGCGGCGCGAACCGGTCTCCTCGGCCTCGTCACCGTCGGCGGAGTCCTCGGCCTCGTCGGCCTCTTCGGGCTCCTCCTCCACGACGACGGCCTCGACGACAGCGGGCGCCTCGGGCTCGGCCTCGAAGGCGGCACCGCGACGACGACGCCGACGACGCCCGCCGGTCTCCTCCTCGACGACCTCCACGGCCACGGGCTCCGCTACGACGACCTCTTCCTCGTCGTCCTCCACGGCCTCGGCGGCAGCGGCAGCGGCAGCCCGCTCCGGGGTCTGGAACATCGGCTCGGTGAAGACGGGCGCCTGGAACACGGCCACCGCGGGCCGCC
The nucleotide sequence above comes from Streptomyces sp. N50. Encoded proteins:
- the rplU gene encoding 50S ribosomal protein L21, which translates into the protein MYAIVRSGGRQHKVAVGDIVEVDKISTAKVGDTVELSTLLVVDGDAVTSDPWVLAGIKVQAEIVDHHKGVKIDILRYKNKTGYRRRQGHRQQYTAIKVTEIPAAAK
- a CDS encoding bifunctional cytidylyltransferase/SDR family oxidoreductase, whose product is MSHIAKPRTTAVILAGGTGQRVGLSIPKQLLKIAGKAVIEHTLTTFENADSIDDIIVLMAPGYVPDIEKIVAKAGFKKVTRIIEGGSTRNETTERAIAALGEGLAEGEDRNVLFHDAVRPLLSQRVIDDCVIALERFQAVDVAIPSADTIIVTRTHGDDGEFITEIPDRSRLRRGQTPQAFKLSTIRRAYEVAAGDPNFQATDDCSVVLKYLPDVPIHVVAGDEYNMKVTQPVDVFIADKLFQLASTAAPEQVDEAAYRELLTGKTLVVFGGSYGIGKDIAEVAEGYGATVYALGRSTTGTHVENPEEVDDALSKAYGETGRIDYVINTAGVLRIGKLAETDNATIEEALKVNYLAPVQIARSAYKYLAETKGQLLLYTSSSYTRGRAEYSLYSSTKAAMVNLTQALSDEWAGDGIRVNCINPERTATPMRTKAFGQEPTGTLLSSEAVARTSLDVLLSELTGHVIDVRQQDPTAGAARASGFEAALASVLDVQDGV
- a CDS encoding alkaline phosphatase D family protein; the encoded protein is MTGAVSPDRRRFLAAGAAVLGAAASAQLWLPSSAQAAETPLPDGVFSLGVSSGDPLPDGVVLWTRLAPDPLNGGGMPDRVVPVEWELAEDARFRKQVRRGFAPARPEYGHSVHVDVRGLRPGRDYWYRFRVSGQISATGRTRTAPHANSSGGRLRVALASCQNWQNGYFTPYADMLAQDPDFVLFVGDYIYESAPSNAGPRRHEGTGEPYSLVQYRNRYAQYRTDPDLLAMHANTPWVVTFDDHEVDNDWAGEVPQDPDKQSHDAFVARLTAAFQAYYEHMPVRATAVPSGPHIQMYRRLEFGRLMRLNVLDTRQFRSDQATTQAGAEDPSMTMMGAEQKAWLLRGLKHSPARWNVIASQIMMAETDTLLGAGKQWFYDAWDGYQVERNALLEDFRSVRNPVVLSGDRHLTMISDLKEDFADPDSDVVGAEFVGTSISSNGDQDQAAFHAQWDPLMADNPHWKVIDAHRGYHLFDIRKDGIDARVRVVDTVLKPTATPSTYASLRVESDDPGVNVV
- the obgE gene encoding GTPase ObgE, with the protein product MTTFVDRVELHVAAGNGGHGCASVHREKFKPLGGPDGGNGGRGGDVILIVDQSVTTLLDYHHSPHRKATNGKPGEGGNRSGKDGTDLVLPVPDGTVVMDGAGNVLADLVGHGTSYIAAQGGRGGLGNAALASARRKAPGFALLGVPGDLRDIVLELKTVADVALVGYPSAGKSSLISVLSAAKPKIADYPFTTLVPNLGVVTAGETVYTIADVPGLIPGASQGKGLGLEFLRHVERCSVLVHILDTATLESERDPISDLDMIEEELKQYGGLDRRPRMVVLNKIDVPDGKDLAEMVRPDLEARGYRVFEVSAVAHTGLRELSFALAELIAASRAAKPQEEATRIVIRPKAVDDSGFTVVQEEDGLFRVRGEKPERWVRQTDFSNDEAVGYLADRLNRLGVEQSLMKAGARSGDGVAIGPEDNAVVFDWEPTVMAGAEMLGRRGEDHRFEAPRPAAQRRRDNQAERDEATQEFNDFKPF
- the rpmA gene encoding 50S ribosomal protein L27; protein product: MAHKKGASSTRNGRDSNAQRLGVKRFGGQVVNAGEILVRQRGTHFHPGSGVGRGGDDTLFALNAGAVEFGTHRGRKVVNIVPVA
- a CDS encoding Rne/Rng family ribonuclease encodes the protein MLEPTEPAEGSELNTPSDTLPPRRRRRAASRPAGPPTGAEGAVENSAPAIPAEVSEAEEKSGADESVGAPAAVEAPAVVEAPVAEEAAPSGRPRRRATRRVSAPAGAPEASEVPEAAEIVVPAVAAAAPAAVEEDAAPVASDEDAAPKRTRRRATRRVTAPETLEPETAAPAAAAEPEPVEEPAAAPAVAAAPAAVEAVVEEEAAVPAGRTRRRATRRVSAPAGAPEAAEVVESAEATAVTEEVTEGSAAAASDEDAGPRRSRRRATRRVSAPAGTPVGEEAPVNDENTADTAETNTPAEAPAEDSGPRRRRRAVRTAAGGFSAPAPKNGNAAEEEDGPRRPRRPAVAVFQAPVFTEPMFQTPERAAAAAAAEAVEDDEEEVVVAEPVAVEVVEEETGGRRRRRRRGAAFEAEPEAPAVVEAVVVEEEPEEADEAEDSADGDEAEETGSRRRRRRGGRRRRRGESATGEDEGEDGEEYAAEQVAQDAEDTAEQVEEDAEEADDDQGGSGSSSSRRRRRRRRRAGDSGGESESPASADDPERTVVKVREPRAKKDDHPSDEVQSIKGSTRLEAKKQRRREGREQGRRRVPIITEAEFLARREAVERVMVVRQSGERTQIGVLEDGVLVEHYVNKEQSTSYVGNVYLGKVQNVLPSMEAAFIDIGKGRNAVLYAGEVNFEALGMANGPRRIESALKSGQSVLVQVTKDPIGHKGARLTSQVSLPGRYLVYVPEGSMTGISRKLPDTERARLKTILKKIVPEDAGVIVRTAAEGASEDELRRDVERLQAQWEDIQKKAKSGGGSNAPTLLYGEPDMTVRVVRDIFNEDFTKVIVSGDEAWDTIHGYVAHVAPDLADRLSRWTSEVDVFATYRIDEQLMKALDRKVWLPSGGSLVIDKTEAMIVIDVNTGKFTGQGGNLEETVTRNNLEAAEEIVRQLRLRDLGGIVVIDFIDMVLESNRDLVLRRLLECLGRDRTKHQVAEVTSLGLVQMTRKRVGQGLLESFSETCVHCNGRGVIVHMEQPTSVGGGGKRKRRGRGGDGNGQDVHDTHEHDHEHDVADDEVETEAEVAAEVATPVPFAEPEFQPDEDLYSSAAEAEAAATRGGRSRRRTSRRASAPAGAPRNERHSREVREEAEPAAVAQAEPVAVEDPVVEAPAVEETPAPASVVETPVVDDAAPKGRTRRRATRKATAPAGSPAGSEEAAVVTVTEAAAPVVVETPAPAAAPVEQPEAPAESAAPARPRRRAVRKATAPTASEEAAVTVVPSAVVEEAPVADAEAEAPAKKTAARKAAKKAPAKKAAAKKTAATKTAAKKTAAKKTTAKKAAKTTSKKTAAAEQTSPSSVTASTDEG